A genome region from Babesia bigemina genome assembly Bbig001, chromosome : I includes the following:
- a CDS encoding lariat-debranching enzyme, putative, giving the protein MHVAVEGCVHGQLDLIYSKIREKEIADNIKVDLLLCCGDFQAIRNESDLEDLQCPPKYKAYHDFKDYYNGIKEAPVLTIFVGGNHEAPAFLKELYYGGWVAKNIYYMGHSGVVNVNGIRIAGLSGIYYHRDYTRGFFEQQPYDEHSKKSAYHVREYDVKKLQLIEEPIDIFLSHDWPRGIEHFGDTADLMRRKPFLTPDIQDRNLGNPHAWELLAKLKPRFWFAAHLHVKFEANVKHDFGNTYFLALDKPMPGRHYIEYLHVDPVQNIKHTNDEDVSICYDVEWLAIVALNAQKMPLNSFPSVVELNLNKPEEKDKNFIKRALMQETSEPHTVDGTALYPIPRPTSESIKEPAKQRTNLMTLLGLYDNDYFTAKRTARFKVKFK; this is encoded by the exons ATGCAT GTGGCTGTGGAAGGCTGCGTTCACGGCCAGCTTGACCTGATATACTCCAAAATTAGGGAAAAGGAAATCGCAGACAACATAAAGGTGGACCTGTTGCTTTGCTGCGGTGATTTTCAGGCCATCCGCAATGAATCTGATTTAGAAGATCTACAGTGTCCGCCGAAATATAAGGCTTATCACGATTTTAAGGACTATTACAACGGGATCAAAGAGGCACCTGTGCTTACAATATTCGTGGGAGGAAACCACGAGGCACCGGCTTTTCTCAAGGAGCT GTACTACGGGGGTTGGGTGGCGAAGAACATTTATTATATGGGCCACTCCGGAGTGGTGAATGTTAATGGAATACGCATCGCGGGTCTATCCGGAATATATTATCACAGAGACTACACCCGTG GGTTCTTCGAGCAGCAACCGTATGATGAGCACTCGAAAAAATCGGCTTATCACGTGCGGGAGTATGATGTTAAAAAACTGCAGCTG ATAGAAGAACCGATTGACATTTTCTTATCGCATGACTGGCCCCGAGGCATTGAACATTTTGGTGATACTGCAGACCTTATGAGGAGGAAACCCTTCCTAACACCCGATATACAAGACAGAAATCTTGGCAATCCACATGCGTGGGAGCTGCTTGCGAAATTAAAGCCACGATTTTGGTTTGCCGCCCACTTGCATGTAAAGTTCGAGGCGAATGTTAAACACGACTTTGGGAATACATACTTCCTCGCATTGGACAAGCCCATGCCGGGCAGGCATTACATCGAGTACCTGCATGTAGATCCCGTACAGAACATCAAACACACGAATGATGAGGACGTATCTATCTGCTATGATGTCGAATGGCTTGCAATCGTGGCTTTAAATGCCCAAAAAATGCCCCTAAATTCGTTTCCGTCCGTTGTAGAACTCAATCTAAA CAAACCAGAGGAAAAGGATAAAAATTTTATCAAGCGTGCACTAATGCAGGAGACCAGCGAACCCCATACAGTTGATGGAACAGCGTTATATCCGATACCAAGACCTACGTCTGAATCTATAAAGGAACCAGCAAAACAGAGGACAAATCTAATGACGCTTTTGGGCTTGTATGATAACGACTACTTTACCGCTAAACGTACTGCCAGATTTAAGGTTAAATTCAAATAG
- a CDS encoding nucleolar protein NOP5, putative, whose amino-acid sequence MLVLLETPAGYGLFKITDSRLLECSVEDVPSFFRDGDSARSSVKLSAFSKFKTTENALEEATALSESRLGKQLKKLLNKKVVGAKVVEPLAVCDKVLAVEIQKKLKIDVVYNPSTVEIARGLKSQFFELVAGITESDCKSMALSLSHSLARFKLKFSPDKVDVMVVQAIGLLDDLDREANNFGMRLKEWYGWHFPELAHIVPDMALYSRAVRHIGIRGSTSFDDLESFLPKDVVDEIKKACEISMGSELLSDDLEAIVELAERLEEMLGYRATLEEYLRVRMRALAPNLTYMVGEVIGARLLSHSGSLINLAKQPASTVQILGAEKALFRALKTNAPTPKYGIIYHAGFVGQAQPKHKGRISRILAAKLALCVRVDALKDSQEPTVAIENKRYLEQKLLELSSKPDITSVGGIKRSDRPGQLQKPKWNASKRFKASNAE is encoded by the exons ATGCTGGTGCTCTTGGAAACCCCGGCGGGGTACGGTCTCTTTAAAATAACCGACTCGCGCCTGCTCGAGTGCAGTGTAGAAGATGTCCCCTCGTTTTTCCGTGACGGCGACTCAGCACGCTCATC GGTCAAGCTGTCTGCATTTTCGAAGTTCAAGACTACGGAAAATGCGCTTGAGGAGGCGACTGCCCTTTCCGAGTCTCGTCTGGGCAAGCAGCtgaagaagctgctgaacaAAAAGGTAGTTGGAGCAAAGGTGGTGGAGCCCCTTGCTGTTTGTGACAAGGTGCTGGCCGTCGAGATTCAGAAGAAGCTGAAGATTGATGTTGTGTACAACCCCTCCACGGTCGAAATCGCGCGCGGCCTCAAGAGCCAATTTTTTGAGTTAGTGGCTGGCATCACTGAGTCTGACTGCAAGTCTATGGCTCTAAGCCTATCGCATTCGCTGGCCAGGTTCAAGCTGAAATTTTCGCCTGACAAGGTGGACGTCATGGTGGTGCAGGCCATAGGGCTGCTAGACGATCTCGACCGCGAAGCGAACAACTTCGGCATGCGTTTGAAAGAGTGGTATGGCTGGCACTTCCCTGAATTGGCCCACATTGTGCCCGACATGGCACTGTACTCTCGTGCCGTGCGCCACATCGGTATTCGCGGCTCGACCTCATTTGATGATTTGGAGTCCTTCCTGCCCAAGGACGTGGTGGATGAGATAAAGAAGGCCTGCGAAATATCCATGGGTTCGGAGCTTTTGAGTGATGACCTCGAAGCAATCGTGGAACTCGCGGAGCGCCTTGAAGAGATGCTCGGGTACCGTGCTACTTTGGAGGAGTATTTGCGTGTCCGCATGCGAGCGCTTGCTCCCAACTTGACCTACATGGTCGGCGAGGTAATCGGCGCTCGGCTGTTATCGCACAGCGGCTCCCTCATTAATCTGGCTAAGCAGCCTGCCTCAACAGTTCAGATATTGGGAGCGGAGAAGGCGTTGTTCCGCGCCTTGAAGACAAACGCGCCCACACCCAAGTATGGCATCATTTACCATGCGGGGTTCGTTGGCCAGGCGCAGCCAAAGCACAAGGGTAGAATCTCTCGCATCCTTGCGGCCAAGCTAGCGCTTTGCGTCCGTGTGGACGCGCTGAAGGACTCCCAGGAGCCCACCGTCGCTATAGAGAACAAGCGTTATCTGGagcagaagctgctggagctctCCTCCAAGCCCGACATCACATCAGTCGGTGGGATAAAGCGTAGCGACAGGCCCGGACAGCTGCAGAAGCCGAAGTGGAACGCCTCGAAGCGCTTTAAGGCATCGAACGCCGAGTGA
- a CDS encoding sulfate transporter, putative, producing MMREETDRGSAIASSGDEMSRGVSIGRSDRTDHSDHRVKVIQYEDEDKDVCVRYYDTDGKDEETAGYNYHDFSHHTWYDYTRTREPVPAPIEKRECEDIFMCLPFYHGVLRSLVKCSTGITSGWGFTANPKENFGYYLTEIINGLLCGMTMLPEIISFSFLAGIPPHVALHGTWIVCICAAVFGGSPGIMTGLSGALAAVAGKYALSMESPTTEQIEVHLWSMLLAVFLAGVILVCCSFFHLASISQFLSTSVIIGYSNGLAIVIARAQLHGFQDPKTHHYIAGVELVLAIVYCVIAFVLMQFTNKIPKVGQYLPPALLAVFVVVFIDLAIVKQVAPDIKVTTIGDVAFLTSETALPVMSWTHWSAIRKVNFNMTFVCKVFVLAGSIIMEALMVNDIIKTLSGNDPNSNQQMFGLGIGNMLSAFMGSSGGSSMVGISVMNLKAGSRGKESSIAAALFIFVMLGGGFPLLNYIPIPSLCGIMFSVSCHCFKWFSLPMCIVTFMPQAIRNMHPKLKMKITRSDAIIIVAVTIMCNLVIIPLAIIVGVVLAAFAYVWESKSRFKVEIYMDNETNIKYYEIEGNIFYASKRMLTRVFTPEDDPETTVIVLLASTTLFDYTAIETLNSLKSEYASYNKMLLIKGLSHGCIKKVAKMNHLCRHMEHDLVGIETPNLPTLYSRFTNLRNKLQMIAVRQCGTDQQESEETTERTDGNKSAGEANEVTNNEKARSQVDV from the coding sequence ATGATGCGAGAGGAAACAGATCGCGGAAGTGCCATCGCTAGCAGCGGTGATGAGATGTCCAGGGGGGTAAGCATCGGCCGCTCCGATCGTACAGACCACTCCGACCACCGCGTCAAGGTTATACAGTACGAGGATGAGGACAAGGACGTGTGTGTCAGGTACTACGACACCGATGGCAAGGACGAGGAGACGGCGGGGTACAATTATCACGACTTCAGCCACCACACGTGGTACGACTACACACGCACGCGAGAGCCCGTTCCAGCGCCCATCGAAAAGCGAGAATGCGAAGACATCTTCATGTGCCTGCCGTTCTATCACGGCGTTCTAAGAAGCCTGGTGAAATGTTCGACCGGAATCACCAGTGGGTGGGGGTTCACCGCCAACCCGAAGGAAAACTTTGGGTACTACCTCACTGAAATCATCAACGGGCTTCTATGCGGCATGACCATGCTTCCAGAAATCATCAGCTTCAGCTTCCTCGCCGGGATTCCGCCGCACGTCGCTCTCCACGGCACGTGGATAGTATGCATATGCGCGGCGGTGTTCGGCGGCTCCCCCGGGATCATGACGGGGCTGTCCGGCGCACTCGCCGCCGTAGCTGGAAAGTATGCTCTGTCGATGGAAAGTCCCACGACAGAGCAAATAGAGGTCCATTTGTGGAGCATGCTCTTGGCAGTCTTCCTCGCCGGAGTCATACTAGTATGCTGCTCAttcttccacctcgccAGTATCAGCCAGTTCTTAAGCACGTCAGTCATAATAGGCTACAGTAACGGGCTCGCCATAGTTATCGCAAGAGCGCAACTACACGGATTTCAGGACCCTAAGACACATCACTACATAGCAGGCGTCGAACTCGTGCTCGCGATTGTCTACTGCGTGATCGCGTTCGTCCTAATGCAGTTCACCAATAAGATACCGAAGGTCGGGCAGTATCTTCCACCTGCGCTGCTTGCTGTGTTTGTTGTCGTCTTCATCGATCTCGCCATTGTAAAGCAAGTAGCACCCGACATCAAGGTCACGACCATAGGCGATGTCGCATTCCTCACCTCGGAGACGGCGCTGCCTGTCATGTCGTGGACGCATTGGAGCGCGATTAGAAAGGTTAATTTCAACATGACCTTCGTATGCAAAGTCTTCGTTCTTGCAGGGAGCATTATCATGGAGGCGCTCATGGTGAACGACATCATCAAGACGCTAAGCGGTAATGACCCCAACTCGAACCAGCAAATGTTCGGACTCGGTATCGGGAACATGCTTAGCGCCTTCATGGGATCCTCAGGAGGTAGCTCGATGGTGGGAATATCCGTCATGAACCTCAAGGCGGGCTCGAGAGGCAAGGAGTCGAGCATTGCCGCCGCCCTCTTCATATTCGTCATGCTGGGAGGAGGGTTCCCTCTGCTCAACTATATACCCATTCCAAGCCTCTGCGGGATCATGTTCTCGGTTTCGTGTCATTGTTTCAAGTGGTTCAGCCTGCCCATGTGCATCGTGACGTTCATGCCACAGGCCATACGCAACATGCACCCTAAGCTGAAGATGAAAATCACAAGGTCCGACGCCATCATCATTGTGGCAGTCACCATCATGTGTAACCTGGTGATAATACCCCTCGCAATTATCGTAGGCGTTGTGCTTGCCGCGTTCGCATACGTCTGGGAGTCCAAGTCGCGGTTCAAGGTGGAAATATACATGGACAACGAAACCAACATCAAGTACTACGAGATCGAGGGGAACATTTTCTACGCCAGCAAACGCATGCTTACGCGGGTGTTCACTCCGGAAGACGACCCCGAGACCACAGTTATAGTGCTCCTGGCGTCCACAACGCTGTTCGACTACACCGCCATTGAAACGCTCAACTCGCTGAAGTCCGAGTACGCATCGTACAATAAAATGCTGCTGATAAAGGGCCTCAGCCACGGATGCATCAAAAAGGTCGCCAAAATGAACCACCTCTGCAGGCACATGGAACACGATCTGGTGGGCATAGAGACGCCGAACCTCCCAACGCTCTACTCACGCTTCACGAACTTGAGGAACAAACTGCAAATGATCGCCGTTAGGCAGTGCGGCACGGATCAACAGGAAAGCGAAGAGACCACGGAAAGAACGGACGGCAACAAAAGTGCTGGCGAGGCCAACGAGGTGACAAACAACGAAAAAGCTAGATCTCAAGTCGACGTCTGA